The proteins below are encoded in one region of Helianthus annuus cultivar XRQ/B chromosome 2, HanXRQr2.0-SUNRISE, whole genome shotgun sequence:
- the LOC118487124 gene encoding uncharacterized protein LOC118487124: protein MATMWRVLYALERIIEQEDIELGMLEFAELYNLMSHGFHRYLFKHKPGDAHPILKTTKNDTKSISVSHIITSPATEERITAFWNLDLAARSFQANTKDSQEVSSGSVTMSSAGKSSKSASRFRVSDLSNVGPRSAKKKAAASPNAIIPKPVTSRGERRGRPPKLTTWKDCL from the exons atggCAACAATGTGGAGGGTTTTATATGCCCTTGAAAGGATTATTGAGCAGGAAGACATTGAGCTGGGGATGTTGGAATTCGCTGAACTGTACAATCTTATGAGCCATGGATTTCACCGCTACCTGTTCAAACATAAACCCGGTGATGCACACCCAATCCTCAAGACCACCAAGAATGACACCAAAT ctatctctgttTCCCATATCATTACATCGCCTGCAACAGAAGAGAGGATCACTGCTTTCTGGAATCTTGATCTTGCAGCAAGATCATTTCAAGCAAACAccaaggattctcaagaagtatcctcaggctcagtcacaatgtcaa gtgctggaaaatcctcaaagTCAGCCTCTCGCTTCCGTGTCAGTGATCTTAGCAATGTGGGTCCTCGGTCTGCAAAGAAGAAAGCTGCTGCTAGCCCCAACGCTATAATCCCTAAACCTGTCACCTCCAGgggggaaagaagaggaaggccaCCGAAGCTGACAACCTGGAAGGATTGCCTCTAA